The Montipora capricornis isolate CH-2021 chromosome 3, ASM3666992v2, whole genome shotgun sequence genome window below encodes:
- the LOC138044043 gene encoding uncharacterized protein — translation MSLSDVFAEPMLDTEDYLKEYLDELVELDKKGLLPKLDESLQYKVYSIRGTGCGAHKSIVLTADDEQFFTVELGFINVGGVNHIYPVTKHIPKSSKHKMEYLGTVKAKGQELIAKAVAVMKHFGSYFKFCNNCQDYCNKYAAAIGLAGSQSLTDSDKVAMTGLVAAILAFLIAMLR, via the coding sequence ATGTCTCTTAGCGATGTATTTGCTGAACCAATGCTTGACACAGAGGATTATTTAAAAGAATATCTAGATGAACTGGTTGAACTTGACAAGAAAGGATTACTGCCGAAGCTCGATGAGAGCCTGCAATATAAAGTTTATTCCATCCGAGGGACAGGATGCGGAGCGCACAAGTCCATCGTTCTCACTGCAGATGATGAGCAATTTTTCACAGTGGAGCTTGGTTTTATTAACGTCGGCGGCGTAAACCATATCTACCCAGTAACAAAACATATTCCCAAGTCTTCGAAACACAAAATGGAGTACCTCGGTACAGTCAAGGCCAAGGGTCAGGAATTGATTGCAAAAGCAGTGGCCGTGATGAAGCACTTTGGAAGCTACTTCAAGTTTTGCAACAACTGCCAGGATTACTGCAACAAGTATGCTGCAGCGATCGGTTTGGCTGGATCACAAAGCTTGACCGACAGCGACAAAGTGGCAATGACGGGATTAGTGGCTGCAATTTTGGCTTTTCTGATTGCTATGTTGCGATAG
- the LOC138040799 gene encoding uncharacterized protein yields MPCLTVNKAFKDNWFNKTHNMEISKDDLIELLSVATKNQLFQCNGSLYEQVDGVTIGEPLGPLMDLLTCLNEAHPSIQFTMEIASNDRLPFIGMEITKIDGSLETSVYRKKTNKGLLLHYPSHVDSRYKRSLLRTMLDRAKRLSSTQDFFSQECKNLKDKILKLKFPEKLIDSAINRIQHPTDPVQTPSDSPVRITLPFKDQKSADVRR; encoded by the coding sequence ATGCCTTGTTTAACAGTCAATAAAGCCTTCAAAGACAACTGGTTCAACAAGACTCATAACATGGAAATCAGCAAAGATGACCTGATAGAGTTACTAAGCGTTGCCACAAAAAACCAGCTATTTCAATGTAATGGCAGCTTGTACGAACAAGTCGATGGGGTCACAATAGGAGAACCATTAGGTCCACTTATGGATTTGCTGACATGTCTTAATGAAGCCCACCCCTCCATTCAATTTACGATGGAAATAGCAAGCAATGATCGATTGCCATTCATTGGCATGGAAATCACCAAAATCGACGGCAGCCTTGAAACCAGTGTttacagaaagaaaacaaataaagggCTCCTTTTGCACTACCCAAGCCATGTTGACAGCCGGTACAAACGGTCACTGCTTAGAACAATGTTAGACCGTGCAAAACGCTTGTCGTCTACGCAAGACTTCTTTTCGCAGGAATGTAAGAACTTaaaagacaaaattttaaaattgaaatttcccGAGAAGCTCATCGACTCAGCTATCAATCGCATCCAGCATCCTACAGACCCAGTTCAAACACCATCTGACAGCCCTGTTCGGATTACGTTGCCATTTAAAGATCAGAAATCGGCTGACGTTCGCAGATAA
- the LOC138041623 gene encoding uncharacterized protein, whose translation MSDLQQMVELLLSTFPVYREYARSEKLSQEFLAKLNSLDEGPRFVVTGSYREGYPDTLFSDVDMIILLNPVEEKLTVDCQRKVLCPVDEAPAHVKLIIPQSYKEEFKQNYFAISSFLDLVSETEEEGCFVSAEKTRRLNRRDFLPDCVDEHKKPSTPWTERDAAEGADLCPAYTFRTKNPAWTIQKAVESDRVPAIECMGWPYAAREWISRKPRYWPKAETVEKISTNGFMIVPKPTDISGDTRREWRLSFSIPEGVLFDTFDECHAMVYYMFRSLYVRSLKERLRGTITSYHFKTVMFWMLEETEPSCWSRERIVDNFLCAVKKLYQFTGDGFLPHYFIPSHNLFYKTSVQALELATKEIMFALSHPLETLDQIVTPEVVGLMPRLGLFSLDMKTKDNMKILRLPESLAYSVFTRSEPREFVRKIALKSFSQTLDDTIISVKSFPEDVSLINLYLPAILYGYALASAMENSAASFDATKLGVVGQDFLEMDTGHVNQSLLLWVKIVKIAVDDVIASGPHDKLLPFMKHFHVFAKESVERLNTGYLTEQDKEILGTFRTVCATVGGFLATAKFSALDIAYSHLYELLCEILPPTPTGETSNSVDTSPLLFTLGGATCKMTNRFLSQ comes from the coding sequence ATGAGCGACCTACAGCAAATGGTAGAGTTGTTGCTTTCTACATTCCCCGTTTACAGGGAATATGCAAGATCTGAAAAACTAAGCCAAGAATTTCTTGCTAAGTTAAATTCTCTTGACGAAGGGCCCAGGTTTGTGGTGACTGGAAGCTACAGGGAAGGTTATCCAGATACATTATTCAGTGATGTTGACATGATAATACTGCTAAACCCTGTTGAAGAAAAGTTAACTGTTGATTGTCAAAGGAAAGTTCTTTGTCCTGTCGATGAGGCGCCAGCTCACGTCAAGCTTATCATTCCACAATCCTACAAAGAGGAATTCAAACAGAATTACTTCGCCATCTCATCTTTTCTTGACCTCGTCTCTGAAACGGAAGAAGAAGGCTGTTTTGTTTCGGCAGAGAAAACAAGACGACTTAACAGGAGAGATTTTCTTCCCGATTGCGTTGATGAGCATAAAAAGCCAAGTACACCGTGGACAGAGAGAGACGCGGCAGAAGGAGCTGATTTATGTCCTGCATATACTTTCCGAACAAAAAACCCTGCCTGGACGATACAGAAAGCCGTTGAATCGGATCGCGTGCCCGCTATAGAGTGCATGGGGTGGCCATACGCAGCGCGTGAGTGGATTTCAAGAAAGCCAAGGTATTGGCCAAAGGCCGAGACTGTCGAAAAAATTTCGACGAATGGTTTTATGATTGTACCAAAGCCTACAGATATTTCTGGAGACACGAGAAGAGAGTGGAGATTGTCTTTTTCTATACCGGAAGGGGTCTTGTTTGACACTTTCGATGAGTGTCACGCGATGGTTTACTACATGTTTCGTTCGTTGTATGTCCGTTCCCTGAAAGAAAGGCTTCGTGGAACCATAACCTCGtatcattttaaaacagttatgTTTTGGATGCTTGAGGAAACAGAGCCGAGCTGTTGGTCCCGTGAAAGGATCGTGGACAATTTCTTGTGCGCTGTGAAAAAACTTTATCAGTTCACCGGAGATGGATTCCTTCCTCATTATTTTATTCCAAGtcataatttgttttacaaGACCTCAGTACAAGCTCTTGAACTTGCCACTAAAGAGATTATGTTTGCCTTAAGCCACCCTCTAGAGACTCTTGACCAAATTGTGACACCAGAAGTTGTTGGTCTTATGCCCCGTCTTGGATTGTTTTCTTTGGACATGAAAACGAAAGATAACATGAAGATTTTGCGCTTGCCGGAATCTTTGGCTTACAGTGTCTTTACCCGCAGTGAGCCTCGTGAATTTGTACGCAAAATAGCACTTAAGAGTTTCTCCCAGACGTTGGACGACACTATCATTTCAGTCAAGTCGTTCCCAGAGGATGTCTCTCTAATTAATCTGTACCTCCCCGCTATTCTTTATGGGTACGCGCTCGCATCTGCGATGGAAAACAGTGCCGCCTCTTTTGACGCTACAAAGTTGGGTGTAGTGGGACAAGATTTTCTGGAAATGGATACTGGGCATGTTAACCAGTCTTTGTTACTGTGGGTCAAGATCGTGAAAATCGCTGTCGACGATGTGATCGCGAGTGGGCCCCACGACAAGTTGCTGCCTTTCATGAAGCATTTCCACGTATTTGCGAAAGAATCCGTCGAGAGACTTAACACGGGATATCTCACAGAACAAGACAAAGAAATTCTTGGAACATTTCGAACTGTTTGTGCCACAGTTGGAGGGTTTTTAGCCACTGCGAAGTTTAGTGCACTGGACATTGCGTATTCCCATCTTTATGAATTGCTTTGTGAAATTTTGCCACCCACTCCAACAGGTGAAACATCAAACAGTGTTGATACATCTCCTTTGCTGTTCACACTAGGTGGTGCTACGTGCAAGATGACAAACCGTTTCTTGAGCCAGTGA